One window from the genome of Malacoplasma penetrans HF-2 encodes:
- a CDS encoding acyl carrier protein codes for MTIEQITTEVNKVLEKNHSSLKINNKNINSNLKDLGLNSLDMLEMIVQVEEQLKISLPDEKLIEIKTPSDLLNLIQSTIK; via the coding sequence ATGACTATAGAACAAATTACTACTGAAGTTAATAAAGTTCTTGAAAAGAACCATTCATCACTTAAAATTAACAACAAAAATATTAATAGTAACTTAAAAGACCTTGGTTTAAATTCATTAGATATGTTAGAAATGATTGTTCAAGTTGAAGAACAACTAAAAATCAGTTTACCAGATGAAAAACTGATAGAAATTAAAACACCAAGTGATTTGCTGAATTTAATCCAAAGTACAATCAAATAA
- a CDS encoding ATP-binding protein → MNIKRNILNALENLLQQYPIVLLTGSRQVGKTTLTTYYQKNNNYKYVSLENEDDLKLAKRNPGKFLEKYQYPLIIDEVQLDPILFNQITHIVNEIRRLHGSNAARGLFILISSQKYHLMKNVTESMAGRVAVMEMGPLSLSEINQVEEKPFFVDKSNFVEYINRTSEYKIDEEKIYQQMIRGFYPEICANKNLDTSIFYKNYIDTYIERDVSKLENVRSKKKFKEFLVLLSNYTANDFVPENLSKLLGVDIKTINSWTSILEAGNIITLVSPFSEKINNKQVTKRQRIYFNDTGLVCNLLDLKNTKDKKFLDNKEKLFETFVFNEINKTYINKNQVINFYYYRDLRKNEIDLVVLDGYKNALNLIECKSGKKYDLSDVKFLNEFKSNNYEIASKLVICLTKDFYSINSNIHIFPITCI, encoded by the coding sequence ATGAACATAAAAAGAAATATTTTAAATGCTTTAGAAAATTTATTACAGCAATATCCAATAGTTTTACTAACAGGATCTAGACAAGTTGGTAAAACAACTTTAACAACTTATTATCAGAAAAATAACAACTACAAATATGTTTCATTAGAAAATGAGGATGATTTAAAATTAGCTAAAAGAAATCCTGGTAAGTTCTTAGAAAAGTATCAATACCCTTTAATTATTGATGAAGTTCAATTAGACCCAATCCTTTTTAACCAAATAACACACATAGTAAATGAAATCAGAAGACTTCATGGTAGTAATGCTGCAAGAGGATTATTTATTTTAATTAGTTCTCAAAAGTATCACTTAATGAAAAATGTGACTGAATCAATGGCAGGCCGTGTTGCCGTTATGGAAATGGGGCCTCTTAGTTTAAGTGAAATAAATCAGGTTGAAGAAAAACCATTTTTTGTAGATAAATCTAATTTTGTTGAATATATTAATAGAACTAGTGAATATAAAATAGATGAAGAAAAAATATATCAACAAATGATAAGAGGGTTTTATCCAGAGATTTGTGCAAACAAGAATTTAGATACTTCAATTTTTTATAAAAACTATATTGACACTTATATTGAAAGAGATGTGAGTAAATTAGAGAATGTAAGAAGTAAAAAGAAGTTTAAAGAATTTTTAGTATTATTATCTAACTACACAGCAAATGATTTTGTACCTGAGAATTTAAGTAAACTTTTAGGTGTTGATATTAAAACAATTAACTCCTGAACTTCAATTTTAGAAGCTGGCAATATTATTACCCTAGTTTCTCCATTTAGTGAAAAAATAAATAACAAACAAGTGACCAAAAGACAAAGAATTTATTTTAATGATACTGGTTTAGTTTGTAACTTATTAGATCTAAAAAATACTAAAGATAAAAAATTTCTTGATAACAAAGAGAAGTTATTTGAAACTTTTGTTTTTAATGAAATCAATAAAACATATATCAATAAAAACCAAGTGATTAATTTTTATTACTATCGAGATTTAAGAAAAAATGAAATTGATTTAGTTGTTTTAGATGGATATAAAAATGCTTTAAATTTAATTGAGTGTAAATCAGGTAAAAAATATGATTTAAGCGATGTAAAGTTTCTGAATGAATTCAAAAGTAATAATTATGAGATTGCTTCTAAATTGGTTATTTGTCTAACAAAGGATTTTTATTCTATTAATTCAAATATTCATATTTTCCCTATTACATGTATTTAG
- a CDS encoding ATP-binding protein → MFFGRAKELNILEEKYNSKKFESIIISGERKVGKSSLILESLKDCNCKTIYYEWSRNDLNYNLKWFSNAINLEFNQSTFQFFSSIESALEFLFQKSLEEKIIFVIDEYPYLIETIKFFDSILKKFIDKYHQKSKMKLIIIGSHTKTMNELKNYNAPLYGRFTYELVVKDFNYFEASLFYPNYSLEDKVKAYSVFGGTPYYLQFINPKISIDENIEKNILENKTVLDSPSVIYVDEIKNIPGSNAIFTHISNGKNKLSDLYNSFGKSSSHILFVLEPLTEMGLIVKETPINMLENRKRIFYYIEDNFLDFYYRYISAYKTLNFSGSSQDYYKRFIKEDLENTFIPKKFEKIVKQYLIEKNLRSELNTPFKNIGKYWHNDSKRKINVEFDVVYLDYDGVYNFIEVKYSKNKIKYSTIKEELFQIQQLDIKNFKMGFASKSGFDLEDESSYLLIDLKDIYSL, encoded by the coding sequence ATGTTTTTTGGAAGAGCAAAAGAATTAAATATATTAGAAGAAAAATACAATTCAAAAAAATTTGAAAGTATCATCATCTCAGGGGAAAGGAAAGTTGGTAAAAGCTCTCTTATTTTGGAGTCACTAAAAGATTGTAATTGCAAAACAATTTATTATGAATGAAGCAGAAATGATTTAAACTACAATTTAAAATGATTTTCAAATGCTATCAATCTTGAATTTAATCAATCAACATTTCAATTTTTCTCTTCAATTGAATCTGCTTTGGAATTTTTATTTCAAAAATCATTAGAAGAAAAAATAATATTTGTTATAGATGAATATCCTTATTTAATTGAAACTATTAAATTCTTTGATAGCATTTTAAAAAAGTTTATTGATAAATATCATCAAAAATCTAAGATGAAATTAATAATAATTGGTTCACATACAAAAACTATGAATGAGCTTAAAAATTATAATGCACCATTATATGGAAGGTTTACTTATGAATTGGTGGTAAAAGATTTTAATTATTTTGAAGCTTCATTATTTTATCCAAATTATAGTCTAGAAGACAAAGTAAAAGCATATTCAGTATTTGGTGGGACTCCATATTACTTACAATTTATCAATCCAAAAATATCAATAGATGAAAATATTGAAAAGAATATTTTAGAAAATAAGACTGTCTTAGATAGCCCTAGTGTTATTTATGTAGATGAAATTAAAAATATCCCTGGGTCTAATGCAATATTTACTCATATCAGTAATGGCAAAAATAAATTGAGTGATTTATATAACAGTTTTGGTAAAAGCTCATCTCATATACTGTTTGTTTTAGAACCATTAACAGAAATGGGATTAATAGTTAAAGAAACTCCTATAAATATGTTAGAGAATAGAAAAAGGATTTTTTACTATATTGAAGACAATTTTTTAGATTTTTATTATAGATATATTTCTGCATATAAAACTTTAAATTTTTCAGGTTCTTCTCAAGACTACTATAAAAGGTTTATTAAAGAAGATTTAGAGAATACTTTTATTCCTAAAAAATTTGAGAAAATTGTTAAACAATATTTGATAGAAAAAAATCTAAGAAGTGAATTAAATACTCCTTTTAAAAACATTGGCAAGTACTGACACAATGACTCTAAAAGAAAGATCAATGTTGAATTTGATGTGGTTTATTTAGATTATGATGGTGTCTATAATTTTATAGAAGTTAAATACTCTAAAAACAAAATTAAATATTCAACAATTAAAGAAGAACTTTTTCAAATTCAACAACTTGATATCAAGAACTTTAAAATGGGATTTGCTAGTAAAAGTGGATTTGATTTAGAAGATGAATCTAGTTATTTATTAATAGACTTAAAAGATATTTATTCTTTATAA
- a CDS encoding NAD(P)-binding domain-containing protein, whose protein sequence is MNKYKNQIGLIGLNDSSECLLRNLTRNCFSVLTYDLNKSKYEELKKEGFTCFDSLEKFVNYFLGEKIVLLTGNWNRQTNNIFLDLINMLNMDSIIIDLTDSSHDVVVSNYQKAKNKNIEYVDASIIGTLDDITWGFSLAISGKENTVRYLQNVLKNTLSHETNFFFSGAIGSAHFLKMIHDSIQNSYANSILEGLDLMRKSQFDFNFKQVLNFFENGNSLIQSRILSLLNKADVSKEKDNYLLTDDVVNLNSVQNYIKHCMENKIYSQTNSSSNFSILKLKDLDDDFKKMLFKNLVFEIKNVEEDE, encoded by the coding sequence ATGAATAAGTATAAAAATCAAATTGGTTTAATTGGATTAAATGATAGCAGTGAATGTTTATTAAGAAATCTTACTAGAAATTGTTTTAGTGTTCTTACATATGATTTAAATAAATCAAAATATGAAGAATTAAAGAAAGAAGGGTTTACATGTTTTGATTCTCTTGAAAAATTTGTTAACTATTTTTTAGGAGAAAAAATAGTTTTACTTACAGGGAATTGAAACAGACAAACAAACAACATATTTTTAGATTTAATTAATATGTTGAATATGGATAGCATCATCATAGATTTAACAGACTCTAGTCATGATGTAGTAGTAAGTAATTATCAAAAAGCTAAAAATAAAAACATTGAATATGTAGATGCTTCAATTATAGGAACACTAGATGATATTACATGAGGTTTTAGTTTAGCAATCAGTGGGAAAGAAAACACTGTAAGATATTTACAAAATGTATTAAAAAATACTTTATCTCATGAAACTAATTTCTTTTTCTCTGGAGCAATAGGGTCTGCTCATTTTCTTAAAATGATTCATGACTCTATTCAAAATTCATATGCTAATTCAATTTTAGAAGGATTAGATCTAATGAGAAAAAGTCAGTTTGACTTTAACTTTAAGCAAGTATTAAACTTTTTTGAAAATGGTAATTCATTAATTCAATCTAGAATTTTATCTTTACTAAATAAAGCTGATGTAAGTAAAGAAAAAGATAATTATTTATTAACTGATGATGTTGTTAATTTAAACAGTGTACAAAACTATATTAAGCATTGTATGGAAAATAAAATTTATTCACAAACAAATTCTTCATCTAATTTTTCAATTCTAAAATTAAAAGATTTAGATGATGATTTCAAAAAAATGCTTTTTAAAAATTTAGTATTTGAAATAAAAAATGTTGAAGAAGATGAATAG
- a CDS encoding DUF5378 domain-containing protein, which produces MIPVTIFYISISLIIVSLTFLFNFFGKRLVNNYWFWAIPSLLFLIYFIVFRFYGAWRDLNQFLQTNSIWLGNELNYEDSIIVSKALLLDMCPFVAIALPVSLILDKTRRIANAISPFAILGAGITIPFIAYSDPEAAISFKYFFVGGFLPIYFFMHLYLLTYGVMVFSNSRNRKWIHLLDCHIFAAIFFGYVCFVSFTTKTVWNVTGINANDWESSLGEYNMVSQIFNLPFPSVMVISFLLAYIFVVSIVSINIYWKKKHQKDFKVIKLKYLKNSKNLKSK; this is translated from the coding sequence ATGATTCCAGTTACAATATTTTATATTTCTATCTCTCTTATAATTGTTTCATTAACTTTTCTTTTTAATTTCTTTGGAAAAAGACTTGTTAATAACTATTGGTTTTGGGCCATTCCAAGTCTTTTGTTTTTAATTTACTTTATAGTTTTTAGATTCTATGGAGCTTGAAGGGATTTAAATCAATTTCTACAAACTAACTCAATTTGGTTAGGTAATGAGTTAAACTATGAAGACTCAATAATAGTTAGTAAAGCATTATTGTTGGATATGTGTCCATTTGTTGCTATTGCTTTACCAGTTTCATTAATTTTGGATAAGACAAGAAGAATTGCCAATGCTATATCTCCGTTTGCAATCTTAGGTGCTGGAATTACCATTCCATTTATTGCATACTCAGATCCAGAAGCTGCAATCTCATTTAAGTATTTTTTTGTTGGTGGGTTTTTACCGATATATTTTTTTATGCATCTATATTTATTAACATATGGAGTAATGGTGTTTTCTAATAGTAGAAATAGAAAATGAATCCATTTATTAGATTGTCATATTTTTGCAGCTATCTTTTTTGGTTATGTTTGCTTTGTTTCTTTCACAACTAAAACAGTTTGAAATGTAACTGGAATTAATGCAAATGATTGAGAATCATCTCTTGGTGAATATAATATGGTTTCTCAAATTTTTAATTTACCATTTCCATCAGTAATGGTTATAAGTTTTTTATTAGCTTATATATTTGTAGTATCAATAGTAAGTATCAATATTTATTGAAAGAAAAAACATCAAAAAGATTTCAAAGTTATTAAATTGAAATATCTTAAAAATTCTAAAAATTTAAAAAGTAAATAA
- the topA gene encoding type I DNA topoisomerase, whose protein sequence is MDKLLIIESPNKIKTLTKYLGKDYEIIATIGHIRDLNQFGMGFDADFEPKWVIPSVKKNSKNKNEVSKKEIVEKLKKSASKAKEIYIATDPDREGEAIAWHVYEVLDAASQKKCKRITFNEITKNAILESLNHKRDIDINWVQSQFARRIIDRLIGFKLSKLLQTKLKADSAGRVQSVALKFIEDREKEIRNFVAENWWTLDVMLEDNNSLILKSIDPNLKNIKLSEKKFSTSGLDIADEESANNLLNALDKKFKVKSIEEPSFYSSYPKSPYKTSTLQQDAINKLGWNSKKITLIAQHLYEGVEVDGNQIALISYPRTDSLRLSDTFVQSAFKFIEETYGKDYVGKYQVKSSANDANTQDAHEAIRPIDPYLTPQELKNKISKDEFALYQLIYNRTVASLMAAAKFKKVTIKFDNNNCEFYTFSRECLFLGFKKLYVEDNEDEENKLIDLNNYPVGKEFKSKVMEVKKHETQPPQRYTQATLIGDLESAGVGRPSTYSSMANIALERGYAVTDKKAYVMTDIGKIVVDQLEKFFPDIINKDFTKKMEEHLDQIASGNEEWKSWLKKFAPGFDEEVKKAYDTMEKISDEKVGRECPKCGKDLLYKRARRGGSKFIGCSGYPECTHLEPLEKPEELEISCPECGSKLLKRKSKRQQVFVGCSSWPKCNYIISDKLFDKHMKETPDKPLPSKKELEEIRAARLPKWKKN, encoded by the coding sequence ATGGATAAATTGTTAATTATTGAGTCTCCAAATAAAATTAAAACTCTTACTAAGTACTTAGGCAAAGATTATGAGATCATTGCTACAATTGGTCATATTAGAGATTTGAATCAATTTGGAATGGGGTTTGATGCTGACTTTGAACCAAAGTGAGTAATCCCTTCAGTTAAAAAGAATTCTAAAAATAAAAATGAAGTAAGTAAAAAAGAAATTGTTGAAAAACTAAAAAAATCAGCTTCTAAAGCTAAAGAAATCTATATTGCAACCGACCCTGACCGGGAAGGTGAAGCAATTGCATGACATGTATACGAAGTGTTAGATGCTGCGAGTCAAAAGAAATGTAAAAGAATCACATTTAATGAAATTACTAAGAATGCAATTTTAGAATCATTAAATCATAAAAGAGATATTGATATTAATTGAGTTCAATCACAATTTGCTAGAAGAATAATTGATAGATTAATTGGGTTTAAATTATCAAAGTTATTACAAACTAAACTTAAAGCAGATTCTGCTGGTAGAGTGCAATCTGTTGCTTTAAAGTTCATTGAAGATAGAGAAAAAGAAATTAGAAACTTTGTTGCTGAAAACTGATGAACTTTAGATGTTATGTTAGAAGATAACAATTCTTTAATTTTGAAATCAATTGATCCAAATTTAAAAAATATTAAATTATCAGAAAAGAAGTTTTCTACATCTGGTTTAGATATTGCTGATGAAGAATCTGCAAATAACTTATTAAATGCTTTAGACAAGAAGTTTAAAGTTAAATCAATTGAAGAACCGTCTTTTTATTCTTCTTATCCAAAATCTCCATATAAGACTTCAACTTTACAACAAGATGCTATTAATAAATTAGGGTGAAATTCTAAAAAGATTACTTTAATTGCTCAACACTTATATGAAGGTGTTGAAGTTGATGGCAACCAAATTGCTTTAATCTCATATCCTAGAACTGATAGTTTAAGATTGAGTGATACTTTTGTTCAAAGTGCTTTCAAATTTATTGAAGAAACATATGGGAAAGATTATGTTGGTAAGTATCAAGTAAAATCTAGTGCAAATGATGCAAATACTCAAGATGCTCATGAGGCAATTAGACCAATTGATCCATACTTAACTCCTCAAGAATTAAAGAACAAAATATCTAAAGATGAGTTTGCTTTATACCAATTAATTTACAATAGAACAGTAGCTTCATTAATGGCTGCAGCAAAGTTTAAAAAAGTAACTATTAAGTTTGACAACAATAATTGTGAATTCTATACATTCTCAAGAGAGTGTTTATTTTTAGGATTTAAAAAATTATATGTTGAAGATAATGAGGATGAAGAAAATAAATTAATTGATTTAAATAATTATCCAGTTGGTAAAGAATTTAAATCTAAAGTAATGGAAGTTAAAAAACATGAAACTCAACCACCTCAAAGATACACACAAGCTACTCTTATTGGAGACTTAGAAAGTGCAGGGGTAGGAAGACCTTCAACTTACAGTTCAATGGCTAATATTGCTTTAGAACGTGGATATGCAGTTACTGATAAGAAAGCTTATGTGATGACTGACATTGGAAAAATTGTTGTTGACCAATTAGAAAAATTCTTCCCTGATATTATTAATAAAGATTTCACTAAGAAGATGGAAGAACATCTAGATCAAATAGCTTCAGGTAATGAAGAGTGAAAATCATGACTTAAAAAATTTGCTCCAGGCTTTGATGAAGAAGTTAAAAAAGCATATGACACAATGGAAAAAATCAGTGATGAAAAAGTAGGTAGAGAATGTCCTAAATGTGGAAAAGACTTACTTTACAAAAGAGCAAGACGTGGTGGAAGCAAATTTATTGGTTGTAGTGGATACCCTGAATGTACTCACTTAGAACCACTTGAAAAACCAGAAGAGTTAGAAATAAGCTGTCCTGAATGTGGTTCTAAATTATTAAAAAGAAAATCTAAAAGACAACAAGTCTTTGTTGGGTGTTCTAGTTGACCAAAATGTAACTATATCATTAGTGATAAACTATTTGATAAACACATGAAAGAAACACCAGATAAACCTCTTCCTAGCAAAAAGGAATTAGAGGAAATAAGAGCTGCAAGATTGCCAAAGTGAAAAAAGAACTAA
- the istB gene encoding IS21-like element helper ATPase IstB: MKEIENLLNEVKWTTNEKVFNLLMDQRYSSPLIVEFLKSILREEVNFKTKRRKYLKVKTGGFGIIKTIEEFDFTFQPQINQNQINYFLNFDFIKNKQNIIFQGTSGVGKTHLATAIGIAAAESKYSVYFIDCNRLLNNLQEAKFKNQLAQRIKHYSKYKLLIIDELGFLPMDQEKANIFFQLVNSRYLKSSTIITTNKLFSEWGKLFQDEVIASAILDRLLHKSHVVSIAGKSYRNYESLKLKEEIEWKDNVK; the protein is encoded by the coding sequence ATGAAAGAAATTGAAAATTTGTTAAATGAAGTTAAATGAACAACAAATGAAAAGGTATTTAATCTTTTAATGGATCAAAGATATTCTAGTCCTTTAATTGTTGAATTTTTAAAATCAATTTTAAGAGAGGAGGTAAACTTCAAAACTAAAAGAAGAAAATATTTAAAAGTTAAAACAGGAGGATTTGGAATAATAAAAACTATAGAAGAATTTGATTTCACTTTTCAACCACAAATAAATCAAAATCAAATTAATTATTTTTTAAATTTTGATTTTATAAAAAATAAACAAAATATAATTTTTCAAGGTACTTCAGGGGTTGGAAAAACTCATCTTGCCACAGCTATTGGGATTGCTGCTGCAGAGTCAAAATATAGTGTTTATTTTATTGACTGCAATAGGTTGTTAAATAATTTACAAGAAGCAAAATTTAAAAACCAACTTGCTCAAAGAATTAAACACTATTCTAAGTACAAGTTACTGATAATTGATGAATTGGGATTTCTTCCCATGGATCAAGAAAAAGCAAATATATTTTTTCAATTGGTTAATAGTAGATATTTAAAAAGCTCAACAATTATTACAACAAATAAACTATTTTCAGAATGGGGAAAACTATTCCAAGATGAAGTTATAGCAAGTGCAATATTGGATAGATTATTACATAAATCCCATGTTGTTAGCATTGCTGGAAAATCTTATAGAAACTATGAGTCTTTAAAATTAAAAGAAGAAATTGAATGAAAGGATAATGTTAAATAA
- a CDS encoding ATP-binding protein, which yields MIKSVKIKNSSSFFKEQKVEFFNSYDDPNKSLNYIFGLSSSGKSSLFNLLKATIYYIRRWITFFKGDMFSIKKTFNLQSYFNPNINSTEIGMDNESCIEIIFANAEWEYKYELRFCEFACNLEHFSYRNQNSNSEWITIFNKALLSVEEINQQYETIFNYEVNSKELGLDFEVNLAKKELNDSVFMHILSLCKNNNIKPIVNIIENIVFFETKNFHSLNNFLLPYSFFLNNKKEILEGLNNMEMEYSDIALNNFNKITGAYELNLFLNTYDNSKKVRYISSSQLSKGELKLLILSYLYERYKNQNKIIIVDEFSSTIKYSNFLSIQEFLKRVLTSNNKFQFISWNNEYFEETKQHFDENMNIFNIVKSKNYESEIKQISKDDIEKELKEKEVEKLKTMLNVELLKESNLAKNNSEFEYLKDKNDQVEEIEINESEELEESYEEEPSKELDSSIMDLVNELQDEEFIDDEEELSEDEIARMSKQETSDDDLFELEQFNASFIFPKTSASQWKEELEHEKEKEEE from the coding sequence ATGATTAAAAGTGTAAAAATAAAAAACTCATCAAGTTTTTTTAAAGAACAAAAAGTAGAATTTTTTAATTCTTATGATGATCCCAATAAAAGTTTAAATTACATTTTTGGATTATCATCTTCTGGTAAATCATCTTTATTTAATTTATTAAAAGCAACTATTTATTACATAAGAAGATGAATTACCTTTTTTAAAGGTGATATGTTTTCTATTAAAAAAACTTTTAATTTGCAGTCCTATTTTAATCCCAACATTAACTCAACAGAAATTGGTATGGATAATGAATCTTGTATTGAGATTATTTTTGCTAATGCAGAATGAGAATATAAATATGAATTAAGATTTTGTGAATTTGCTTGTAACTTAGAACACTTTTCATATAGAAACCAAAATTCAAATAGTGAATGAATAACTATCTTTAATAAGGCTTTATTATCAGTTGAAGAAATTAACCAACAATATGAAACTATTTTTAATTATGAAGTTAATAGCAAAGAATTAGGTTTAGATTTTGAAGTTAATTTAGCTAAAAAAGAATTGAATGATTCAGTGTTTATGCACATTTTGTCTCTTTGTAAAAATAACAATATAAAGCCAATTGTTAATATTATTGAAAATATTGTCTTTTTTGAAACTAAAAATTTTCATTCATTAAATAACTTTTTACTTCCTTATTCTTTCTTTTTGAATAATAAAAAAGAAATCCTTGAAGGTTTAAACAATATGGAAATGGAATATTCTGATATTGCTTTAAATAACTTTAATAAAATTACAGGTGCATATGAATTAAACTTATTTTTAAACACTTATGATAATTCTAAAAAAGTTAGATATATTAGTTCTTCCCAACTTTCTAAAGGTGAACTAAAATTATTAATTCTTTCATACTTATATGAAAGATATAAAAACCAAAACAAAATTATTATTGTTGATGAATTCTCGTCAACTATTAAATATAGTAATTTCTTATCAATTCAAGAATTTCTAAAAAGAGTTTTAACTTCAAACAACAAGTTCCAATTCATTTCTTGAAATAATGAGTATTTTGAAGAAACTAAACAACACTTTGATGAAAACATGAACATTTTTAACATTGTTAAATCTAAAAACTATGAAAGCGAAATTAAACAAATTTCAAAAGATGATATTGAAAAAGAATTAAAAGAAAAAGAAGTTGAAAAACTTAAAACAATGTTAAATGTTGAACTATTAAAAGAGTCTAATCTTGCTAAGAATAATTCTGAATTTGAATATCTTAAAGATAAAAATGATCAAGTTGAAGAAATTGAAATCAATGAATCTGAAGAATTAGAAGAGTCATATGAAGAAGAGCCTTCAAAAGAATTAGATTCTTCAATAATGGATTTAGTTAATGAACTACAAGATGAAGAATTTATTGATGATGAAGAAGAATTATCAGAAGATGAAATAGCTAGAATGAGCAAACAAGAAACATCTGATGATGACTTATTTGAGCTAGAACAATTTAATGCTTCTTTTATTTTTCCAAAAACTAGTGCTAGTCAATGAAAAGAAGAACTAGAGCATGAAAAGGAAAAAGAAGAAGAATAA
- a CDS encoding GIY-YIG nuclease family protein, with protein MNFSKKDIFKGVYIIWNKTKNLYYVGQSKNVNKRIFRDHFNNNDVKNIIFAKDWWNGDDFYYKTIECETKDELDSLEKELIEKYNSFVSGYNKTGGNV; from the coding sequence ATGAACTTTAGTAAAAAAGATATCTTTAAAGGAGTTTATATTATTTGAAATAAAACTAAGAATCTTTATTATGTAGGTCAGTCAAAAAATGTTAATAAAAGAATTTTTAGAGATCATTTCAATAACAATGATGTTAAAAATATTATCTTTGCAAAAGACTGATGAAATGGTGATGATTTTTACTATAAAACAATTGAATGTGAAACTAAAGATGAATTAGATTCATTAGAAAAAGAATTAATAGAAAAATATAATTCTTTTGTTAGTGGATACAACAAAACAGGTGGTAATGTTTAA
- a CDS encoding DDE-type integrase/transposase/recombinase, which yields MKKINKIRMIDKIKELLKNQQVVNIKALSRDLQIDRKTVRKYLRILSNNPELKSCDFKRKYKKPSKNFLSQIEHIIEERIESYKEKTNGTKPSIFSIYEHLLDYLPSKLEISKTEFKNKISYSTFKSFLKENYDYSSRAITPPKKIIKETYPGKILEIDWAENIVIHTKEDGKLKINILVTKFSYSRYMKLFVSYEKSSQTVLKFLVSALAEFQGSPLYLVCDNMKSIISKNQNYLNKKPILEKHWNDFERDFGIEIIPCDPASPEQKAKVESAVRIAKKIKAWTGVIENKNHLIEIVKNIESKYNNSENGVGFKPIQSFLKQELHTLQPLPNKKIIEGYLNSKETRMVKNDYKIAFLSNFYYLPPLYLNEYVQIYQDDSNVYIEHNGTIIATYENSLKVAKHSFTTTEIHSEILKYEFLKRGDNISEEVIRKMAKETVESLDLQYKLKVFNQKNQET from the coding sequence ATGAAAAAAATTAACAAAATAAGAATGATAGATAAAATTAAAGAATTGTTAAAAAATCAACAAGTAGTAAACATTAAGGCTTTATCTAGAGATTTACAAATAGACAGAAAAACTGTTAGGAAGTATTTAAGAATTTTAAGTAATAACCCAGAATTAAAATCTTGTGACTTCAAAAGAAAATATAAAAAACCATCTAAGAATTTTTTATCACAAATTGAACATATTATAGAAGAGAGAATTGAATCTTATAAAGAAAAAACCAATGGAACTAAACCATCAATATTTTCAATTTATGAACATCTCTTGGATTACTTACCTTCAAAGCTTGAAATATCTAAAACTGAATTTAAAAATAAAATTTCCTATTCTACTTTTAAATCATTTTTAAAAGAAAATTATGATTATTCTTCAAGAGCTATTACTCCTCCAAAAAAAATAATAAAGGAAACCTATCCTGGAAAAATTTTGGAAATAGACTGGGCTGAAAATATTGTCATTCATACAAAGGAAGATGGAAAGTTAAAAATTAATATTTTGGTTACAAAGTTCTCGTATTCTAGATATATGAAGTTATTTGTTTCTTATGAAAAGAGTTCTCAAACTGTATTGAAGTTTTTAGTCTCTGCATTGGCAGAATTCCAAGGCAGCCCTCTTTATTTAGTTTGCGACAACATGAAATCTATTATTTCTAAAAACCAAAACTATTTAAACAAAAAGCCAATTTTAGAAAAACATTGAAATGATTTTGAAAGAGATTTTGGTATAGAGATTATTCCATGTGATCCAGCTTCACCAGAACAAAAAGCTAAGGTTGAAAGTGCTGTAAGAATTGCAAAAAAAATAAAAGCTTGAACTGGAGTAATTGAAAACAAAAATCACTTAATAGAAATTGTTAAAAACATAGAATCTAAATACAACAACAGTGAGAATGGTGTGGGGTTTAAACCAATTCAATCTTTTTTAAAACAAGAATTGCATACACTTCAACCTTTACCTAACAAAAAAATTATTGAAGGTTATTTAAATTCAAAAGAAACAAGAATGGTAAAAAATGACTATAAAATAGCATTTTTAAGCAATTTTTACTACTTACCACCTTTATATCTAAATGAATATGTGCAAATATATCAAGATGATTCTAATGTCTACATAGAACATAATGGAACAATAATTGCAACATATGAAAACAGTTTAAAAGTAGCTAAGCATTCTTTTACTACAACAGAAATTCATTCAGAAATTTTAAAGTATGAATTTTTAAAAAGAGGTGACAATATTTCAGAAGAAGTCATTAGGAAAATGGCAAAAGAAACTGTTGAGTCATTAGACTTGCAGTATAAACTAAAAGTTTTTAATCAGAAAAATCAGGAGACCTAA